One Ktedonobacterales bacterium DNA window includes the following coding sequences:
- a CDS encoding tetratricopeptide repeat protein, which yields MIEDKTRAEAERYLQRGISASSEGRIDAAMEALLQAETLFRQLNDIARLAECRTVMGEAQRQNGAFDQAASSYERAIRFAQEARQPTLEANATLALGHIERLRSQNDRARGCYERAARLFEQQSQPTGQASALLALGHIERGRGHLKQARSYYGDAGRTYQQINDQLGRADALRGEGDMLRQQRHFDEASARYQEALEISERGQDSFGTVDTRLGLARCYLQAGQLDEAAQLFSQAAQSASELEYALGSADVFLGLAALSMERGRPDQALASAERAAEIYRTARSGQGEADSNRILGEVHMRRGQLYQAQAVFERATRTYKAVKYRPGLAEATLGLAEALRRRTQLDRARDTFSEARQIAQDMEYTLGEAAAMLGLGAIAHQRGQVTQAETSYRDADQHFEEAAYLLGQAEAQLGLARLEMERAHLDEAAAQANKLVERLASSSGQVSWAQALLLQAEILMSRGRLQEAAAAFTTTRLAAQKVIASAVEAEALLDLAQVELEQDQIEAAAAHYHEAGTVARAAEERISEGLANTGLASVMLRRELWDEALERFQEMLPRFRDVGDADAHGGALIGIGLAQRGLSNYGPALQAFAEAAELYRAAEQPLGEAQALYGHASVLVAQQQVEESTPAFDAAIDRIERTMPHLALADDRAAFLRRWLNLYSDTILSNLRTGRDERARALAESFASRAGAAELAAQLKIFEEHITTKGSNLTKEQQEQNKSLARRISDLRKRLK from the coding sequence TCCAGGCAGAAACACTCTTCCGCCAGCTCAACGATATTGCCAGGCTGGCCGAATGCCGTACTGTAATGGGGGAGGCGCAGCGGCAGAACGGGGCATTCGATCAGGCGGCTTCCAGTTATGAACGAGCCATTCGTTTTGCCCAGGAGGCGCGCCAGCCGACTCTGGAGGCAAATGCCACGCTGGCCTTGGGACATATTGAACGCCTGCGCAGCCAAAACGACCGGGCACGCGGCTGCTACGAGCGCGCCGCGCGCCTTTTCGAGCAGCAGAGTCAGCCGACAGGCCAGGCCAGCGCGCTCCTCGCGCTTGGACATATTGAACGCGGGCGCGGGCATCTCAAGCAAGCCAGGAGCTATTATGGCGACGCTGGACGCACCTACCAGCAGATCAATGACCAATTGGGGCGGGCAGACGCGCTGCGCGGCGAAGGCGATATGCTGCGGCAGCAGCGCCATTTCGATGAGGCCAGCGCGCGCTATCAGGAGGCGCTGGAAATTTCCGAGCGGGGGCAAGATAGCTTTGGCACAGTTGACACCCGGCTGGGCCTGGCGCGCTGTTACCTCCAGGCTGGGCAATTGGATGAGGCCGCGCAGCTTTTCAGCCAGGCCGCGCAAAGCGCCAGTGAGCTTGAATATGCGCTTGGCAGCGCCGATGTGTTTTTGGGGCTGGCCGCCCTTTCGATGGAGCGGGGACGACCTGACCAGGCGCTGGCAAGCGCAGAGCGCGCCGCTGAAATCTATCGCACTGCCCGCAGCGGCCAGGGTGAAGCCGATAGCAACCGCATCCTTGGCGAAGTCCACATGCGACGTGGACAGCTCTATCAGGCGCAAGCCGTTTTCGAGCGCGCCACGCGCACCTATAAAGCCGTCAAATACCGCCCCGGCCTGGCCGAAGCAACTCTTGGATTAGCCGAGGCGCTGCGCCGCCGCACTCAGCTTGATCGCGCCCGCGACACCTTCAGCGAAGCGCGCCAGATCGCCCAGGACATGGAATATACACTTGGCGAGGCAGCGGCCATGCTGGGGTTAGGCGCGATTGCTCACCAGCGCGGACAGGTAACGCAAGCTGAAACATCCTATCGGGATGCTGACCAGCACTTTGAGGAGGCAGCATACCTGCTGGGCCAGGCTGAGGCTCAGCTTGGCCTGGCGCGTCTGGAAATGGAGCGCGCCCATCTGGACGAGGCCGCTGCCCAGGCTAACAAGCTCGTTGAGCGGCTGGCAAGCAGCAGCGGCCAGGTGAGTTGGGCGCAGGCGCTCTTGCTTCAGGCCGAAATCCTGATGAGTAGAGGACGCCTTCAGGAAGCGGCAGCCGCTTTTACAACTACTCGCCTGGCCGCGCAGAAAGTCATCGCGTCGGCGGTGGAGGCCGAGGCGTTGTTGGATCTGGCGCAGGTCGAGCTTGAACAGGACCAGATCGAGGCCGCCGCAGCGCACTATCATGAGGCTGGAACGGTGGCCCGCGCCGCAGAAGAACGTATCAGTGAAGGACTGGCGAACACGGGCCTCGCCAGCGTCATGCTGCGCCGCGAACTCTGGGACGAGGCGCTGGAGCGCTTCCAGGAGATGCTGCCGCGCTTCCGAGATGTTGGCGATGCCGACGCTCACGGAGGCGCCTTGATCGGTATCGGTCTGGCGCAGCGTGGGCTGAGCAACTATGGCCCCGCTTTGCAAGCCTTTGCCGAAGCGGCAGAACTCTATCGCGCCGCCGAACAACCGCTTGGAGAAGCCCAGGCTCTCTATGGGCATGCCAGCGTTCTGGTCGCTCAGCAGCAGGTGGAGGAATCCACGCCCGCCTTCGATGCGGCCATTGATCGAATCGAGCGCACCATGCCGCATTTAGCCTTGGCGGATGATCGGGCCGCCTTCTTGCGACGTTGGCTCAATCTTTACAGCGATACGATATTGAGCAACCTGCGCACAGGCAGAGATGAACGCGCCCGCGCGCTGGCAGAGTCGTTTGCCTCGCGGGCAGGCGCCGCTGAACTGGCCGCACAACTAAAAATATTTGAAGAGCATATTACGACGAAAGGCAGCAACCTGACCAAAGAGCAGCAGGAACAAAATAAAAGCCTGGCTCGAAGAATTAGCGACCTGCGCAAGCGGCTCAAATAA